The Chiloscyllium punctatum isolate Juve2018m chromosome 29, sChiPun1.3, whole genome shotgun sequence region cCACTCTCAACCTTTACTTCTGGTCCATCTTAGTCCTCTTCCGTAACTGACTTGGTTTATGATCACAATTCCCAAAATTGCCCTCCACAGATACTTTGTTCCCTAAAATTAGTTCCCTCTCCTGTAGGACTTGCAATGTGCTGGCTTAAAAAGCTCTCCTGGATACGGTTTTAAACTTTTACACCCattaaacttttcactttatgtcTATCCCAATTAATATTGGACAAATTGAACTTCTCTGTTATTACCCTATTGTTTCACCGTCTCTGAAGTTTGCCTAAATATCAGAAAATTTCCATCGCTCCTTTACAATGTAGGAATGTTTATAATAAACTAAGTTCTTGTTACCCATAGGGGATGGGGCACAGAATTTGCACAGAAAACACAAAAAATGCAGATAGTGCTAGAATAGAGAAGTCCCTTTCtaccacagtggctcagtggtttgcactgctgcctcacagtgccagacaactgggttcaattccagccttgggtgactatttgTATTGAGCTTGgatgttccccctgtgtctgtgtgagcttcctctgggtgctctggtttcctcccacagtccaaagttgtgcagattaggtggattggctatgctaaattgccccatgatgtgcaggtgaggtggatctaccacaggaaatgcagggttacggggatagggGATGTGAtgtgaagggctcctgcccgaaacgttgattttcctgcttcccggacgctgcctgacctgctgtgctttttcagcaccactctgatcttgactctgatctccagttctCACTTCCGTCTATGgaatgggatgctgtttggaggatcattgtgtggacttgataggccaaattctggattagtggtgctggaagagcacagcagttcaggcagcatccaagtagcttcgaaatcgacatttcgggcaaaagcccttcatcaggaataaaggcagtgagcctgaagcatggagagataagcgagaggagggtgggggtggggagaaagtagcatagagtacaatgggtgagtgggggaggggatgaaggtgataggtcaaggaggagagggtggagtggatggctACTTTCCACACTTTAGGCATTCTACGAAATGTCTATTAGGAAAATGTAAAATCAGGACTGGGGCCAATCTCACATGGACATAGATCCATGGATAGCAAATCTGCAGATAATTAAGAGTGTACACTCCATAAAATACGGTTGGCCACTTCTTGTCTTTAATTGTATCTAAATGGTTTTATTTGAGAAGATGAGgtcgcatccgaggagcaggagaattgatgtttttgggcataaatccttcatcaggagttcctgatgaagggcgtatgcccgaaacatcgactctcctgctcctcggatgccgccagacctgctgtgcttttccagcagcacactctcgactctgatctccagcatctgcaatcctcactttctccaaagagAGGCCGCCAGCACTCTCAAAGATCCACCCcgccctggcaatgtttttctacaacctctactatCGGGGATAAGGTACGGAAGCCTGAACACaggcaccagccggttttgaaacagtttctatcctactgttgttCGAATACTGAATTGACTCACAAACTCTTCAACATTCGCTTGTACCTgtggttttgtttttgctgctgtttacatattatttacttatctttgctacttaactctgtgatctgcctgtgttgctcacaagacaaagcttttcactgagcttcagtacatgtgacaataatactggattagtggtgctggaagagcacagcagttcaggcagcatccaaggagcagcgaaattgacgtttcgggcaaaagcctcattcctgatgaagggcttttgcccgaaacgtcgatttcgctgctccttggatgctgcctgaactgctgtgctctttcagcaccactaatccagaatctggttttcagcatctgtagtcattgtttttaccatgtgaCAATAAGTTCTATTCAATTCAGTTCTCCCAGCTTTAGAAGCCTTCTAAACTGTTTACCTCCTTAGTGCCATGATCAATATTGCAACATCACCACACTTCTTTCACCACTCCATCTTACCACAGCACCAAAGATTCATAACcttctgaacaaagagatttctcctcatatAAATCTTAAAAGACAAGGAACACAAACCACCACAGCACAAGACTGTTGGTTCTCCTTTTACTCTTCCTTATTTCACGATGAGGTCATGTTTGTGGCTTTCTAATCCTAGAATCTAAGGCACTCTGCATGAACAAAATCCATGGCAGTTCTGCAGTTCAGGGTTTTAAAGTCCAAGATGCAAGTTGGCAGGGGCAAGGGGGTTTGTCACCACCCTGATTCTGTTATTTTACCCAGTCCCATTTCTTTATTTATTACGATTTGTTTCGATTCCTCACTCATTAGGTCTCCATTTCTTCCAGGATTTTTTACCAGGTTAGAGGGAGTGGCCATGCTATTTTGCCAAAAGTGtccaagggatgtgcaggctaggtgggaattgcagggtcacagggatagggtgggtctgggtggaatgtttttcagaaggtcagtgtggacttgatgggttgaatggccggcttccatgctgtagggattcaaaGATGGAAGAGTGGCAAAATATGAGTTAATGTCACCATTTCCTTCTTCTCCATTATATTTTCACCTGGATCTGTCTGAAATGAAATCATATTTACATGTTTTAACCTCTAATTTACATAGAAAtgttcaacttttttttaaacatctcTTGCTTGTCTATTGCCTTTCCTCTTCAAATTCGCCTTTGCTGAATTTTAAATTCTTCTCAACCCTCGGGTTTACTATGCTTTGTGGCTACATTGTTAGACCAGTCTTCAAACTAATACTCTTTCACAACTCTGCTTGCAGTAAGCTAGCACAAACATGACAGGCCGAATGGCTGCCTTCCGCATTACAACCCTCCACGACTGTTAAGTCACAGTTGGCTACTCTCTTGTGCCTTCAAGGATTATCTATGGAAAACCAACTACAAATTCTTTTAAATGGCAGTGACCGTACATTCCTTTGGAGTTACCCCATCTACCTCAGGCAACTTGTTACTTGTTGATACAAGTCTCTTgttctgcacttcattcaatcacTTCAAGAGTGTAAAATCCCAAATCAGAAAGCCAGGGTTCCAGAGGGATGTATaatgtctctgaacaggttgatgagaaaatatctaaaaatcctattgtattatggtcactcttaCCTCAAGGTACCTTTACTACAAAGCTAGTGCACCTTTTGACAATAGAAAATGGGCAGAATCTACCCCTTTGTCCGTCACTCCATGTTTCATGCTTTCTCCCTGCCAACCAATTTGCAACCTTTGAAActgaaaacaaattgctggaaaaaaaaatcagcaggtctggcagtgcctgtggagagaaatcgagAGTTAACGCTTTGGgatgagtgacccttcctcagatcccCTGGTCACTTGACCCCGAAAGGTTAACtctacggatgctgccagacctgctgagcttttccagcaactttgttCACAAACTGTGATACTTACGacttactcacatttggaaaaaggCCGGCAATATCCAAAATGGTTATCCTCCCGGATCTGTACTTCCCCATGGATTGTAGATGCTGGGACATTTTAACTTTGGGCCTGGTATCGTACTGGGGATGTACAGCACGAGGCTGTCATTAACAATGCCACTCACAGGCTGAGATCACCTTGGATTATGCTATTAAACAGTTTGCAATTTCAGGATTCCCAAGTTTGTTTCTTTTAAACTTCCAAACTCTCTTTTCATTCATGCACAGAGACAAGATGCAGTCTCTGCCTTCTTCATTTTCATCATTAAGCTAGAATACCACAAAGCAAGTGGCCTTTTGAACAATCTAAGGCATTGACAGTCAGGCAGGGAATGAATCTCACAGtgcatgaggccattcagcctatcatgcCTGGGTCAGTgcctttgttttgctgacaatTTTGAATCTTGGGGTACAAATGTAACAAAGTGTCGATCAGATGACTCCAAATTTGAGATCAGAATATCACTTAATTACACCTATTCTCACCGCCGCAAGTTCACTTGATTTCACCTGTTCCAGCTCATCTTCTGCCAAATCTCTCACCCGTTCCACCTTGACCCGACTATTGAGGGTTCCACCCTCTGGAAACGCAAGTCAACCAAAACTCTGCTGCCCTCATCGGAACTCGCAACAACAAATTTCAAGCACCAACACCCCTTTGCTTGCTGATCTATGTTGTCATGCAACAACCCACTCATTCCCTGTCAGACagtatctttactcagagagtagtgagggCGTGGAAGGCCCTGCCTGCAGCAGTAGCAGACTCGTCAACAACGTGCCATCAATGTTCACTaggtaaacatatggatgataatggaatagtgtaggttagatgggcttcagattggtttcacaggtcagcgcaaaatcgagggccgaagggcctgtactgcgctgtaatgttctatgttctctctctcggtctttgGCTGCTCACAGGCAAAACACGGCTGTATTCCATCAGCCTACGCTTGTCAAACACCAAGCACATTAGATTTCACTAGTCCAACATTAGATTTTATTCCACGATTAGACATTTGAAATAATTCTCATCTTCGTTTTCAAGAAAGCACAATAACGCCTCtaacttcctcaggaggctaaggaaatcgGCATTTTCGTGAAGACTCTTCATCAATTTTGATAGATGCACCACTGAAAGCAATCCTGTACGGATGCATCAGAGCTTGGTACGGCAACTGGTCTGCCCAGAACCGTAAGGAACcagagagagttgtgaacacatcTCAGTCCATCAGGCAAGCCAATCTTCCATCCACTGACCTCATCTACATTTCTTGCTGCCTCGGGAAGGCAGCCAACGtgtcatcaaagacccctccaaccctggttataatctcttctgtcaggcagaagatacaaaagcttaaacacacataccaacatattcaagaacagctttttcctcagtgttattagacttctgaacggACCTCTGAAATGTAATATTGAACTCGCTCTTTGTTCACCTTCTCTatagccataacattgtatcACTCGCTCTGTTCTAACACCCTTTGTATTATATGGTCTGCCTATACTGCAttgtgacaataataaaccacatttttaaaaaaaacctctcgTATTCTCGATCTTCCCTATCGCTGGAACCACCTCGGAACCCTCCAGGATCTGTGTTCCACCAACTCAGTGGGAAGGCCTGAAGATCCAGAATTCCCTCCCAAGACCTtgctgctgattttttttttatcctGCCCTAAAAAGTCTTTTAAAGACTTCCTCTTTGGTCAAATTTTTGCTCATCTGTCCTAATATTGCCTGATGTTGGCATAGTGGACAAATTTTGCTGTCTAACATCATTTTATGGAgttaaaggtgctacataaatacagattgtttttcttttaaaaacttgtacagttttggagacgtaaagcatggaaacagactcttcatccatgctgacctaatcttaacctaatctagtcccatttgtcagcacttggcccatatccctccaacacttcctattcatatacccatccagatgccttttaaatgttataattgtaccagcctccaccacttcctctggtaactcattccatacacacgtcaccctgtgtgaaaaagtttcccctgagatcccttttatatctttcctctctcaccctaaacctatgccctctagttctggactgcccctccccagggaaaagaccttgtctatttatcctatccatgcccctcaagattttataaacttctataaggtcacctctcagcctctgacgctccagggaaaacagctccagcctgttcagcctctccctgtagctcaaatcctccaaccctggcaacaaacAAGAAATTAAAGTAGTAAAGAGATCCCCACTGTTTTACAGTGGAAAGGTAGAAGGGGTTTCGGCTTTAAAGTGAAACCAAGGAACAGTGACTACAACTTCAGAATCTTGGATTTATAATCCAAACCTTTATTGCATTTTGAGTACAGTTCTTTTCAAACTAAAGATCAGTTTGTGACTAACACCAGTGAACTCTGATTACCACACCTCAGTCTGCCAGTAACCCCCACACGGGGAAAAAAGGTGACATTTCTTCAATCGTTTCTGTCAGCGTGGCTCAAGACTTGACCTGGAATGAACGCAGGCAATGAAAAGGGTTTAATCTCCATGCTCTTAAACAAGCAAGGAAAGGTCAAAGGTTAAACGTATAGGCAATGATGTCTGGGCATCGCAACAGCGCTTCCTTCTGAATGCCCAGTGGTGTCTGCAAGTGAGAGACCTGGAAGTTCAGGATGTCGATGTCTGACGCTGCAAATGTGGCAGTGACAGAGACCCTCTCGTACATAGTGAAGTCCACTGTCTTCCCCGCCATTGCAATCAGGCTGCGCAGGAAGCGTTCCCGAAGCGTAGACCGCGACCTCTGCTCCTCCTTGAGGCAGCCGTTGGTAGAGGCTTGGATGGAGGAGGGAGCCAGGGCCTGATACCGCGGTGAGGTCGGGTCAAAGCCTCGGCTATGCCCATTGGGACCCCTGGGCAGTCGCACGACCGACATGGGTGTAGCCATCAGACGGAGCTGCAAGGGAACAAATACAGAATGCACAAGAATCACAGGGTCAGCTGCAATTGCAATCATTAAACTCAGCATTTCAACTGGATTGAGACAAGACTGAATGCTCCAACCGTTGCGCGTCCTTGCTCACAGCCTCCCTTGTACTGCAATTCCACAATAGGACCACTACACTGGTGGACTTTTGACCGCGCCAGGTGAGGCAGCCAGTCTGAATACGGGGTATTGCTTTTCTGTTTGGTTCACCACTAAGTTTTACTCAATTCAACCTGACGGCTTCACACCCCACCTCAGTATAACTCTCACAGACCCCTGGGGCCGCgttctccacccccccaccccctcctgtgcccctccATTCCTACTCTCCGTTTCCTGTCTTGTCTACAACCCCATTTTTCCTGTCCCTTCCCACTCCTAAACCCACCTCTCCCTTTCCCGCAACCTCCCTTACTTCTCCTGTTTGTTCCTCTTCACTCCTTTAACCTTCCTCTTGCCTTTCTGCTACTCCCTCACCCCTCCTGCGCTCTTTCCCCCTTGGCCCCCTCTACCTCCACCATCCCTTCTGTCCGCCCCACCTCACCACTCTCCCTTAATCTTATTccttctctcttacccctggCCTTATCAACTACATCGCTCCTTTCCACCCCTCTCCCAATCCTCTTCTCCAACAACCTCCCCTTTAATTCTGCATTGCTGTACGCCcttcccctcgatctccttcTGTCCCCTTTCCTTCCAGTCACCTTTCCTTCCTTTCCaaactcccccctccctttcgACCTTACCTTcattccctccttccctcctccttcacTCATTTCCCCCTCACCCATCTTTCCTGCCATCCTCTccttttcccccctccttcctcccctttTTCCTCTTCCCACATGTTTCTCCATCCCCTGCCCCATCTTCCAACAACCCCCCCATATCCTCCTCCAACAACCCCCCCATATCCTCCTCCAACAACCCCCCCATATCCTCCCCCAACAACCCCCCCATATCCTCCCCCAACAACCCCCCCATATCCTCCCCCAACAACCCCCCCATATCCTCCCCCAACAACCCCCCCATATCCTCCTCCAACAACCCCCCCCATATCTGCCTCCACCCTCCATATCCTCCTGCACCCCCCCCATACCCCCACATCTCTCCCCATACCTTCCTCCACCCCCCGGGAGGGGATAGTGACGGGGGTCGGTATTGTTATGAGCGGGTCCctgcctctgtgtctctgtcgGAAGCCCCCGGGGCCTAGCTCCGAGCCTGGAATCACAGCCACATTCCCCTGTGTGAGCTGCCCGGagccgggggagggggggacccGGGTCCCGCCCGGATCCCGCTCCCCGCGGTCCCTGAACATTGGTACCGGCCCGGTGCAGCGCCCCCTGTGGCTACCGCGGGGACTGTAGCTGCCTCCACCAGATGGAGCAGCACGTGACCCCTCTCAGCATCAGTCAATGATCCAGGGACTAGAGCAGCACATTACATCtgctcatgggacatgggcatcactggctgggcccagcagttattgcctgtccctaactgccccttgagaaggtggcggtgagctgcctttgTGAACCGGTGCAATGCCCCGTTGTAGGAATGACTTGGAGACGAATGGGGTGTACAAatatcacacaacgccaggttatagtccaacaggtttatttggaagcactagctttcagagcgctgctccttcatcaggcgattgtggagaataagattgtaagacacagaatttatagcaaaagtttacagtgttttgtaactgaaattatatattgaaatatataatttcagttacaaaacactgtaaacttttgctataaattctgtgtcttacaatcctaTTCTCCACaatcgcctgatgaaggagcagcagtctgaaagctagtgcttccaaataaaccttttggactatagcctggtgttgtgtgtgatttttaactgttataggaaggattgaTGTAgagtgccagtgttgaactggggtggacaaagttaaaaatcacacaacaccaggttatagtccaataggtttatttggaagcactagctttcggagcgctgctccttcatcaggtggttgtgaagcaggattgtaagacacagaatttatagcaaaagtgtcatgcaattaaaacaatatattgaacaaacctagattgctgttaagtctttcgtcttttagaatgggtggcaggttttggttcattaatatgtaaatcctagaacctCTTTTAAGTTACATTGTTGAGATAACAAGGTGTTATAAAAACAGGtgacatctcaactcagacaatataggaaggatattattaatctgGGGAGTGATCAGACAAGATTTACCAGGACCTTGTCGGGAATGAACAGTTTGAGCTCTCAGGagagtctggataggctgggactttttcaccggaggtgaccttatagaggttcataaatcatgaggggcattgataaggtgaatggcaaaggtcttttccccagagtagggggagttcaaaactaaggggcatatttttaaagtgagaggagaaagatttagaagggacgtgAGCAGCAACCTTGTCATACAGAGAGTGgctcgtatgtggaatgaattgccagagaaactggtagttacaacatttaaaagacatttagaaagGACATAAttgagaaaggtttagagggagatgggccaaacgcaggcaggtgggactggtttagtttgggattatgttcggcatggacatgttggactgatggggtctgtttccatgctgtatgactctgtgactcaatctgctgcaggtagacccacaattcCATTCCAGGAGCTTGACTTagagacattgaaggaatggtgacataattccaaattcaggatgttgtcaggaacaTGCTGGGGGTGGCGTTCCCTTGTATCTACTGCCTTCATCCTTCTAGATTGTcgaggtcatgagtttggaagataCTGAcgaaggaaccttggtgaatgtctgcagtgcaCATTGTagatggttcacactgctgctactgagcgtcagtgatagagggagtgaatatttgtgggTGTGGCatcaatcaagcgggctgctttgtccccaCTGGTATTGAGTGCAgctgcactcaaccaggcaatttgagagtattccatctcactcttGACTTGTACTTTGAACATGGCAGTCAAGCCTTTAAACAGAAATGTTGCAGACTTCCTAGTCTCTGATCTACTCCTCTACCCACAATATTTGTAGAGTTAATgttgttcagtttctggtcagtgataacccccaggagctctgtccatctctctttctctctatctctatttttctttctctgtctctttatcTCTCATAAAACACGATCCTTTTATTTTCCTTATggttgattgtggactgaaatgggaaaatgTATTGCTTTAAAAGCAAGAGATATTTGAAGGATTAttacactttttaaaaacttCCCTTACACTCAATTTAAGTGCTGTTTGGTCAGCTGATGATTCAAGCAGTTGATAAAAATCTATTGCAGAGCAGTTGGGACTGGGGCAGTGCACAAAGGGAGATTTGACTAGCAACAAGTAGCCAGGTGATGTGGGAAATTGTAACCAGTTTCAGAAGGGGCAGAATGTTTATGACCCAGAAAgtagccatttggctcatcatatCTGTATTGGCTGTCCAAAACAGCAATCCCCTTGGTTTCATCCCCCTGCACTCTCCCCCGAAAATGCCACACATTCTTCCTTTACAAATAATAATCTAATTTTTTCTTGTAAGTGTTGATTGGAACTGCCTGCGCCAACCTCTGAGCAGTGTGTTCCAGATCACAGACCTTCTCTCCAGTTCGCTCAGTTGGCAGGGCTGTTGGTTTGTGGTGCATTGTGATGCctacagcgtgggttcaattcccacactagctgaggttaccatttggcccatattgctcTAACCCTGCCCATTCCAATACCCATCTAGAtcccttttaagtgttgtaattataccagtctccaccacttcccttggcagctcattccatacacgcgacaccctctgtgtgaaaaagttgccccttagatccctttagatctttcacctctcaccttaaacctacgccatCTAGATTTGCACTCCCTTTCCTGGGGAAAGCGGCGTTCCTTCTtaaacagcacacacacacacaccccgcccccaccacccccccccctccccctctctggtGTCCCCCAGGCTAAAGAACCATCAGTCCTCTTTCTCTTTATAATGAGAGGACAGTTCTGTGGTCTGATATGACTCTGGTGACTTTATTATTTTATCCTTCTAAATGCCATGATTCAGTCCCCCAATTCTGAATCTTTCCACCAATGAGAACTGTTCCTCTCTATCTGCTCAGTCCAGACCTCCATGATAGTTTTACACTgccatcaaatctcctctcacgCTTTTCTGCAAAGAAGTCAGTCCCAGCTTCTCCAACCTAATCCTATCATTGAGGCTCTTTATCCCTGCTACCATTCTCATGAACTCCTCTGCAACCTTCTTATATTGGTCAGAATATCGAGTACAGGGGTTTggagttcatgttgcagctgtacaggacattggtgagaccacccttggaattagattagattccctacattgtggaaacaggccctataacccaacaagtccacgacgatcctccgaagagcgacccacccagacctgtgtccacgggtcctagtctcctcgcctaacggaaacaatttcctagcgtccaccctttccaagtcaTGTATTATCGTGTAagtctaatagaaacttacaagataatacatgacttggaaagggtggacgctaggaaattgtttccgttaggcgaggagactaggacccgtggacacagccttagaattagagggggtaaattcagaacagaaatgcggagacatttcttcagccagagcgcggtggaattcattgccgcagagtgcagtggaggctgggacactaaatgtcttcaaggcagaaattgataaattcttgatgtcacaaggaattaagggctacggggagaatgcgggtaagtggagttgaaatgtccatcagccatgattgaatggtggagtggactcgatgggccaaatggccttacttccactcctatgtcttatggtcttacccattcccccacatttacccctgactaatccacctacactatgggcaatttagcaattgacctgtcctgcacatctttggactgtgggaggaaaccggagcacccagaggaaacccacgcagacacagggagaatgtgcaaactccacacagacagttgcccgaggcgggaattgaacccgggtccctggtgctgtgaggcagcaaagctaaccactgagccaccatgcttcttttttcagttctggtctccctgttataggaaaggtgttgtgagacttgaaagggtttagaaaagatttacaaggatgttggagggtttgagctgtagacagaggctgaacaggctggggctgttttccccggagcatcagaggctgaggggtgaccttatagtggtttataaaatcatgaggggcatggatagggtgaacaaccAAGATATTCTCCCCTGGGTAAGGGAGCCTGAAACTAgacagatttagggtgagaggggaaagatataaaagagacctaaggggcaatttgttcacgcagaggatggtacgtgtgtggaatgagctgccagaggaagtggtggaagatggtacaattacagcatttaacaggcatctggatgggtacatgaataggaaaggtttggagggatatgggagatgctgataaatgggactagatcaatttaggtcggcatggacgggttggaccaaaggatctgtttctgtgctgtacatctctatgactctatgactcactgATGCCTTCACATCCTCCTGAAGTGGGGCTGTCGGCGTGTTTATTACTCTCCTAAACCTCTCCGGCTATTGCATATGTGCCTTGAAGGCAAGTATCAGTGGGATATTTGACAGTGTAGTGCATCACAACCACTCCCAAACTGTTCCTCACCTAAAATCTCATTGCAAATGATTCCAAGCTCAATCTCAGTAACTTAAGGAACTGCCC contains the following coding sequences:
- the gemin7 gene encoding gem-associated protein 7; amino-acid sequence: MATPMSVVRLPRGPNGHSRGFDPTSPRYQALAPSSIQASTNGCLKEEQRSRSTLRERFLRSLIAMAGKTVDFTMYERVSVTATFAASDIDILNFQVSHLQTPLGIQKEALLRCPDIIAYTFNL